A region of the Acidobacteriota bacterium genome:
ACGCCGGTGGCCTGGAACTGGTGCGTCAACGCATGTTGGCCGACGCCCGGGCCCTGGCCGAGGGCGGGGCCGACGCCCTGCTGCTGGAAAACTTCGGTGACACCCCGTTCCATCCCGGGCCGGTGCCGCCGCCGACCGTGGCCCACATGACGGCTCTGGCCGTGCGTCTGGCGGAGGCCACCGACCTGCCCTTCGGCATCAACGTGCTGCGCAACGACGCCCTGGCGGCCCTGGCCATCGCCCATGCCACGGGAGCGAGCTTCATCCGCGTCAACGTGCTCTGCGGTGTGCGGGTCTCCGACCAGGGCCTGCTCGAGGGCCGGGCCCACGAACTGCTGCGGGAGCGTCAGCGCCTGGGCGCGGAGTCCATCGCCATCGTCGCCGACCTGGACGTCAAGCACAGCGCGCCCCTCGCGCCGCGGGACCTGCTGGACGAAGCCCGGGAGATCCTCTACCGGGCGGGTGCCGACGCCCTGGTCCTTTCCGGACGCGCCACCGGCGCCGCCACCGATGCCGCGGACTTCCGCCGCCTGCGCGAGGCCTTGCCCGAAGCCTGCCTGGTGATCGGCAGCGGCGTGACCCCCTCCAACGCAGCGGAGTACGACGACGCGGACGCGTTGATCGTCGGCAGCGCTCTCAAGAGCGCCCCGGGAGATCCCATCGACGCCGGCCGCGTCCGCCGCCTGGTCCAGGCGCTGCGCTGACAGGGGCCGGGGGCGAGGAGACCGGGTCTCGGCCCGCCGCGGTGTCGGGCCGCCTTCAGGCCCGGCGCAGGCGGTGCAGCAGGACGAGGAAGAAGACCACGCCGACCAGCGACGTGACGATGCCCACCGGTACTTCCGTGGTACGGGAGAGCAGGCGGGAGCACAGGTCACAGGCCACCAGGAAGGCAGCCCCCGCCACGGCGACCAGCGGCAGCAGTCTCCGCGCCGCCGCCCCCACCACCGAGCGCACCAGGTGGGGCACCATCAGGCCCACGAAACCCACCGGGCCCACCACGCTGACCGCCCCGCCGGCGGCGAGGGCGGCCAGCCCCATCACCAGCAGCCGAGAACGCGCCAGGTCGATGCCGATGCCCTGGGCGTGCTCCTCCCCGAGAGCCAGGCCGTCGATGGTGCGGGCGAAGAGCACCAGCCCCGCGATCCCGGCCAGCACGGGCCCGACGGCCATCCGTACGTGGGCCCAGGTGCGATTCTCCGCGGAGCCCAGCAGCCAGGCGAAAACCTCGTGCACCCGGTAGTCGCCGAAGCTCACCAGCAGGAAGGAGACCGCCGCCCCCAGCAGGGAGGCCATGGCCACCCCGGTGAGCAGCAGGGCGAAGGTCCCCGGCGGCCCCGCCGCGTGGGCCACCAGGTAGACCACCAGCACCGCCACCAGGGCGCCGAGAAAAGCGGCCAGGGGCACGCTGGCCGACCACAGGGCGTAGGCCCCGGTGGCGTAGGCCAGCACGGCGCCCAGGCTCGCTCCTCCCGACAGGCCCAGCAGCCCCGGATCGGCCAGGGGGTTGTCGAGCACCGCCTGCAGGGCGGCGCCGGCGGCGGCGAAGGCCGCGCCGGCGAGGGCCAGCAGCACCACGCGCGGTAGACGGATGTCGAAGACCAGGGCGCTCAAGATGCGCCCCTCGGGCCCCGTCTCCGGTCGCCCCAACAGCGTGGCCAGCGCCCTGAGGGGGCCGAAACCCGGCGCCCCCCCCAGGGCGATGCCGGCGAGCATCACCCCGGCCAACAACAGGAGCAGGAGGAGGCCCGTCAGCCAGGCGCCCCGGGCGCTCATTCCCCGTTCCGCTCCAGGGCGGCCAGTCGCGCTTGCAGGGCCAACACGCCCTCGGTGAGGAAAGGAGTGACCGTGGTCAGCAACCGGGGCGGCAAGATCACGATTCGGCCCTCGCGCACCGCCCGGGTGGCGGCCAGGTGGGGATAGGCCGCCAGCAGGTTCCCGGGATCTTCCCCCGTGTCGAAGCCCAGCAGAAGCACCTCCGGATCGAGAGCCACCAGGGCTTCCATCGGCAGCCGGGTGTGACCCACGATGCCGGCTTCGGCGGCGACGTTGACCCCTCCGGCCCGGCGGATCAGCGCGTCGACGGTGGTCTCCGCTCCGGCGACGATGCCGTGGGAGAACGAGAGGATGCCCGGTCGCCAGGCACGGCGGGAGGCCGCCTCGTCCGCCCGGGCCAGGTCGGCGTCCAGCCCCGCGACGACCTCCAGGGCCCGCGACGCCACTCCCAGGCGCCGGCCCAGTTCGAGGACCTGGCGGCGGATCCCGTCGAAGTCCTTCACATCCGCCAGCGCCTCCACCTCGACTCCCGAATCGGTCAGCAGGCGGCGGAAGTCGGGATCGTTCCAGGGGGCCACCAGGACCAGGTCCGGCCGGGCACCGAGCACGGGTTCGATGCGTCCGATCACCCGCGCCACGGTGCCTGGAAAGTGCCCCACCACGTGACTGAGCCGAGGGTCGTCGGCCAGAGTCGAAACACAGGCCACGCGGGAGGGCTCGACCAGCAGGGCCAGCAACTCGTCTCCGGCCAGGCTGGTCGAGCAAATCCGCGCGGGCCCCGCCAGCGCCGCGGACGCGCAGGCCAGGACGAAGAGCCCCAGCGCCGCCAGGCTAGACCGTCGTATCCCAGAGCACATCGGCGCCACCTGCGCGCCGGTTTTCCCAGCGGGCGAGAATGAAGAGCAGGTCCGAAAGACGGTTGATGAACTCGAGCGCGACGGCGGGGACCTCCTGGCGCGCCGCCAGGGCCACCATTTCCCGTTCGGCGCGGCGACAGACGGTGCGGGCCACGTGCAAGCCGGCCGCGGCCCTGCTTCCCCCGGGAAGAATGAAATTCTCGAGAGGCTCGAGGTCGGCGTTGAACCGGTCACAGGCCTGTTCGAGCCGCTTGACGTGGTCGGCCCGGATCAGCTCCGGCACTTCATCGGACTCCCGCGAGAGCAGGCAGAGGAGGCCTCCGAGATTGAACAGTTCGCTCTGGATCCGCAGCAGCTCGGCGGCGATCTCTTCGGCCGGCTCCTCGGCGAGGACCACACCGAGGATGGCTCCCAGCTCGTCCACGGCGCCGTAGGCCCGGACCTGCAGGTCGTCCTTGCCGACCTTCTCTCCCGTGCCCAGACGGGTGCTCCCGTCGTCTCCCTTGCGGGTGTAGATTTTCGTCAGGCGCGCCACGCATGCCTCCCCGGCGCCCTCCGAGACGCCGAAACGATGATAGACAGGCCCCAGCGTTGCACAAACCCTCGGTGTTTTCTACGCTGCTTTTTCGAGCCGGATCCGACAGCTTCCGGCCGATGGTCGAGACGTCGGGCGGGCACTCGAGATCAAAAGACGCTGGATGAAAACCCATCGTCCCCGTAGACGCGACCGTCGCGAAATTCCCGGTATCCAGGCGGGAGGCGGACGACAAGCCAGGGCACCTTCAGACCGACGCCGCAACCCACGGCGCGACGGGGAGAGTCGGGGCGCCGAAGGCAGGCGGGACCGCCTCTGCCCGCTTTCCTAGGGACGCCGCCGCTTGAATCCTTCGGGAATGCTCACGGCGCTCTCCGCGACCTCGCCGCCCTGGCTGAGCACCTCGGTCCGGGAAGTCATCAACACACGCTTGCCGCCGGCATCAGCGGCTGCCGCCCGCTCGCCCTCGCTCCCACGAGAACGACGCAGTCGCTTGCCCAGGCCGCGCAGCATGCCTCCCAGCTTGGCTCCTGGACGCTCCCCGGTCTCCGCCTCGGCGGGAGGGTCGGCGCTCTCCGACCCGGCAACGGTCTCGATGGTCAATTCCGTCCGCAGCGGCGAGCCGCGGAAGGCTGCCTGCTTGTCGCGGAACGCTTGCATCGCCTGGTCCATCCCCGGCCAAGCGGTCATCGCCGAGACCATCGACTTGCGCATGCCCTCGAGATCGCCGAAACCGAGCTTCTCCGCCATCCGTCGCTGGAACTCGAGCCGCTCCGCGAAGGCCTGACTCTCCGGACCCATCCACGTGCCCGCGGAAAGCACCAGCCCCCCACCCTCCTCCAGGCTCTTGCCCTTCTGGCGCAGGGTGACCACGGTCTTCACCTCGCGGCACTCCTGGCCGGCGATGATTTCCGTGCGCCCGGTCTCGTCGATCTGCACCTCGACCTCGTACTCCAGCGCTTGGCCTTCGTCGTCGGGAGAAGGCTGCTCCTGTCCGGTTCCACCCGGATCCGGGCCGTCGAGGCGCTCCATCTTCCGGCGGAACTCCGCGAAGGTGGTGACGCTGTACCGCCGGCGACGATAGTCGATGTCGTAGATCTTTTCTTCCGCCAGGTCCACCAGGCGGCCGGTGTCACCGTGGCGCTCGAGCATGCGGTCGCCCCGCACGTGGTATTCGGTGATGGTCCCCTCCCGGGCGCGCTTGCCGCCCAGCAGGCCCGCCATCTTGCCCAGCGCCCCTCCCAGCGTGACCCGGGTCTTCTCGGTGATGGCGCTATCGGCACCTGCCGGCGCCGCCGACAGGCCCACCAGCAGCAAAAATACCAGGCATCCCGCGACTCTTCTCATGACGGCTCCCTGACCGGAATTCACCGTGGAAAACGGCCTCACGTACCTCCCCGGGTAACGCATCATACCTGCGGTGGTCGACCGGAAACACGCCGGGCTTCCGCCGCGCTTCCCCGGCCCCGGGGCGTGGGGCCAGCGCACCAACCCCGATTCCCGCCGGGGCGGGTGACATCGCCTCTCCACGCCCCTGGGCGAGCACTCCCGGCAGGTTGCGGCGGGAAACGAGCCCCACCAGCCGGTGCGGGTCGTCCCCCACGGGAACGCGGCGGATGCGCTCCCGCTCCGGCGGGCCGTACCGGCGCTCAGATTCCCGGCCGGGGCAGGGCACCGTCCACCACGAAGAGTTCCCGGGCGAAGACCAGGGTCTCCCTCCGGCCCAGGCTGCGGCGGGTGAATTCCACCCCCGCCGAGGTGGTCGTGCAGTGCCACGACGTGAAGCGACCGGGCCTGCGGGAACCGAAGGGGGCCGGCGAGAAGAGCCCCACGTTGACGCCCCCGCGGGGGTCCCGCGCCGAGGGCGCGAGAAAAAGCTCCACCCCGGCCTCACGCATGGCCTGCCCCAGGGCCCGGGTCGCGACCCACGAAGTGGGCGAGGCGATCTCGGCGCGGCAGACGGCAAAGGCGGGACCGGCCAGATCCACCCCCCGGGAACTCTCCACCCGTATACGAAAGGTGCTCAACTCCATCTCGAGCCGGTCGATCTTCGCGGCGCTGCCCTCGAGAAAGAGCAGCCGGTAGTACGCCACCTCCGCCAGGGCCGTGTGCCGGCGGCGCGAGCCGTACCAGATACCCGGCTGCCCTCGACTGCCGAAGCGCGAGCCGTGACGCAGGGGCGGATAGCGGAAGGGGGTGGCCAGCAGGTAGTGGAGCCCGGCCCGGTCCATGCCCCGGGGCCACGGCGGCTTGGCCGAGTCGATCAGCGCCTCGAGCCACTCCTGCTCCGCGGGGCTGTCGACGAGCTTGCGGGTGGCGATCACGTGCTGGGCCTCCACGGCCCGCAGTACGCTGCAGGCCAGGGGCCGGACCTCACGCTCGCCCGCGCATCGCGTCCAGATATTCGACGACATCGACCAACCCCGTCACGCTTTCGATCCGCTCGGCGGGAACCCCGCCCAGGTGATGGTTGTCGGCATGCAGCCAGGCGCGGGCGGCGGAAGCGTCGCCCCCGACGAGGGTGTCGAGGCTGCGAAAGAGGCGAAGGAAAAGCAGGGCGAGCTCCCCCTCCTTGCTGCCGGGGTCGATGCGCCGACCCCGTGCCAGGCGCGAGACGCTGGCCTCACTGATGCCGATCACCCGCGCCAGGCTCCGCCCGGGCAGGGCGAGTTCTTCGGCCGCACGCAGCAGAGCCCGGGTGAGAACCCCCGCCGCTTCCGGCGGCGACGCCCTGCGCCCGGCAAAACCTTCCCCCGGCGCACCGGCCGGATCAGCGTCCATGGCCGCTCCTTTCAATTGAAAATTTACCCATCTTTTCATTCATACGCAAGACAAAGCCCCGGCCCGGCGCCTGCGGCACGAACCGGAAAGATCCGCCCCGCCTGATAAGGCACGCCCACCCGGCATCCAAGCCGGCTCCTTCACCACCGTGGAAGCCCGGTGCATAATCCGGCCGGCCCGTCCGGGGAGGCGGCTCCGCCCACAGGCCGGATCGCCCCCCCGGCGGCACTGGTCTCGCCGCGCGGTCAACCTCCGCTCGCGCCGCCCGTCATCCCTTGCGGAGACCCCAGCGTGAACCCAGCGGCCCCCGTTCCCACCGGAGACAGCGACGCACCCCTGGTCCGGCGGGCGCGCGAGGGCGACCTGGAGGCCTTCGCCGCCCTGGTCGAACGCTACCAGCGGCCCTTGACAGCCAAGGCCCTCGGCTGCCTGCGGCAGGTGCAGGATGCCGACGACCTGGTCCAGGAAACCTTCCTCCGGGCCTGGCGGGGACTCGGCTCGTTCCGCGAGGACAGCCGTTTCGGCCCCTGGTTGTACCGGATCCTGCGCAACCTGGTCGTCGACCGCAGCCGCAAGGCCTGGCGGGAAATCGAGGGGGCCGAGGAAATCGCCCGGCGGGCCGCCGACGGCGCCCCCACTCCAGAGGAGGAAATGATGTCCCGGGATCTCGCAGCCCAGGTCCAGAAAGCCCTCGACGCGCTCCCCGAGGGGCGGCAGCGGGAGATCTTCCGACTGCGTTTCCAGCAGGGACTGCCCATCGCCGAAATCGCCGGCCGCCTGGGCATCCACCCGGGCACCGTCAAGGTCCATATCTTCCGCACCGCGCGGCGCCTTCGACGGCGGCTCGAGGGCCTGGAGACCCAGCGATGAACGGCGACCGCGACACCTCCTTCGCCGACCGCTTCTTCGACCGCCAGCGGCGGGAGATCCTCGACCGGATCCGTGACGAGCGGCGCCGGGGCCGGCGGCGCCCGGGCGCGGCGGTCCTCCTCGCCGCCGCTCTGGCGATGGCCGTGCTGGCTTTCGCCGTGATCGGCGCTCCCCCACCCGTGGCCTCCGGGCCGCTGGCCCTGCTCGAGAGCATCGAGGTGCCTGCCGCCGCAGTCGGTGGCGACGACCCCCTGGGGGCCTTCGGGGCCTGGGAGGCCTCCCCCGCTCTTGCCCGGGATCTCGACGGCGGCCCGGAGATCGCCGTGCCCGCCCTGGACTTCCTCGACGACGATCCGGGCCCTGACGATCCCCTCCGCTGGCTCGACCCCTTCGACCCCTCCACCTTGACCGCCTCGCCCCTTTCCGAGAGAGGATGAACGCCATGAAGATCCCCCGCCTCCGCCTGCTCACCTCGCTGGCCTGCGCCACCCTGATGGCGGCCACGCCGACCCCGGCCGCACCGGAAGCCGGCCAATGGTGGAACCATCCCCGAATCATCGAGCGCCTGGCCCTGAGCGATGCCCAGGTCGAGGCCCTCGACGAACTGATGTTCGCCAGCAGCGAGCGCACCATCGACCTCAAGGCGGCCCTCGAAAAGGCCCACCTGAAACTCGGCCGACTTCTCGAACAGGAGACCCTCGACACCGCTGCCATCGAAAAAGCCGTCGAACGGGTGGTGGAAATCCGTTGCGCCCTGTTCCGCGAGGAGTTGCTGACCCGCGCGGAAGTGGCCAAGGTGCTGGATCTCGAGCAGCGAAACAAGCTGCGGCGTCTGCACCAACGCCTGGAAGCCCAGCGCCGGGCAGACCGGCGGCGCGGCGAGCGACCACGCCGCGAGCCGCCCCCGCGCCCCCGGCGCTGACTCGGCCTTCCGGCACCCGGACCCGCCCGCGGTAGAATCGCTTCCCGTGGAGGAGTCGCGATGAGCGTGCAGGGTCCGGT
Encoded here:
- a CDS encoding RNA polymerase sigma factor; protein product: MNPAAPVPTGDSDAPLVRRAREGDLEAFAALVERYQRPLTAKALGCLRQVQDADDLVQETFLRAWRGLGSFREDSRFGPWLYRILRNLVVDRSRKAWREIEGAEEIARRAADGAPTPEEEMMSRDLAAQVQKALDALPEGRQREIFRLRFQQGLPIAEIAGRLGIHPGTVKVHIFRTARRLRRRLEGLETQR
- a CDS encoding RES family NAD+ phosphorylase, producing the protein MSSNIWTRCAGEREVRPLACSVLRAVEAQHVIATRKLVDSPAEQEWLEALIDSAKPPWPRGMDRAGLHYLLATPFRYPPLRHGSRFGSRGQPGIWYGSRRRHTALAEVAYYRLLFLEGSAAKIDRLEMELSTFRIRVESSRGVDLAGPAFAVCRAEIASPTSWVATRALGQAMREAGVELFLAPSARDPRGGVNVGLFSPAPFGSRRPGRFTSWHCTTTSAGVEFTRRSLGRRETLVFARELFVVDGALPRPGI
- a CDS encoding iron ABC transporter permease, whose translation is MSARGAWLTGLLLLLLLAGVMLAGIALGGAPGFGPLRALATLLGRPETGPEGRILSALVFDIRLPRVVLLALAGAAFAAAGAALQAVLDNPLADPGLLGLSGGASLGAVLAYATGAYALWSASVPLAAFLGALVAVLVVYLVAHAAGPPGTFALLLTGVAMASLLGAAVSFLLVSFGDYRVHEVFAWLLGSAENRTWAHVRMAVGPVLAGIAGLVLFARTIDGLALGEEHAQGIGIDLARSRLLVMGLAALAAGGAVSVVGPVGFVGLMVPHLVRSVVGAAARRLLPLVAVAGAAFLVACDLCSRLLSRTTEVPVGIVTSLVGVVFFLVLLHRLRRA
- a CDS encoding ABC transporter substrate-binding protein: MCSGIRRSSLAALGLFVLACASAALAGPARICSTSLAGDELLALLVEPSRVACVSTLADDPRLSHVVGHFPGTVARVIGRIEPVLGARPDLVLVAPWNDPDFRRLLTDSGVEVEALADVKDFDGIRRQVLELGRRLGVASRALEVVAGLDADLARADEAASRRAWRPGILSFSHGIVAGAETTVDALIRRAGGVNVAAEAGIVGHTRLPMEALVALDPEVLLLGFDTGEDPGNLLAAYPHLAATRAVREGRIVILPPRLLTTVTPFLTEGVLALQARLAALERNGE
- a CDS encoding periplasmic heavy metal sensor, which encodes MKIPRLRLLTSLACATLMAATPTPAAPEAGQWWNHPRIIERLALSDAQVEALDELMFASSERTIDLKAALEKAHLKLGRLLEQETLDTAAIEKAVERVVEIRCALFREELLTRAEVAKVLDLEQRNKLRRLHQRLEAQRRADRRRGERPRREPPPRPRR
- a CDS encoding MbcA/ParS/Xre antitoxin family protein, with protein sequence MDADPAGAPGEGFAGRRASPPEAAGVLTRALLRAAEELALPGRSLARVIGISEASVSRLARGRRIDPGSKEGELALLFLRLFRSLDTLVGGDASAARAWLHADNHHLGGVPAERIESVTGLVDVVEYLDAMRGRA
- a CDS encoding BtpA/SgcQ family protein, with amino-acid sequence MNRANRFFRRRPDAAPRLVGMLHLPALPGAPGHAGGLELVRQRMLADARALAEGGADALLLENFGDTPFHPGPVPPPTVAHMTALAVRLAEATDLPFGINVLRNDALAALAIAHATGASFIRVNVLCGVRVSDQGLLEGRAHELLRERQRLGAESIAIVADLDVKHSAPLAPRDLLDEAREILYRAGADALVLSGRATGAATDAADFRRLREALPEACLVIGSGVTPSNAAEYDDADALIVGSALKSAPGDPIDAGRVRRLVQALR
- a CDS encoding cob(I)yrinic acid a,c-diamide adenosyltransferase, which codes for MARLTKIYTRKGDDGSTRLGTGEKVGKDDLQVRAYGAVDELGAILGVVLAEEPAEEIAAELLRIQSELFNLGGLLCLLSRESDEVPELIRADHVKRLEQACDRFNADLEPLENFILPGGSRAAAGLHVARTVCRRAEREMVALAARQEVPAVALEFINRLSDLLFILARWENRRAGGADVLWDTTV